A single genomic interval of Noviherbaspirillum cavernae harbors:
- the parC gene encoding DNA topoisomerase IV subunit A — MTEQANLFDQAPAGDGESLTLASFAERAYLDYAISVVKGRALPDVSDGQKPVQRRILFAMNELGLNSTAKPRKSAAVVGDVLGKLHPHGDQSVYDALVRMAQDFSLRYPLIDGQGNFGSRDGDGAAAMRYTEARLTPISKLLMDEIDMGTVDFQPNYDGSTEEPKLLPARLPFVLLNGASGIAVGLATEIPSHNLTEVAKAAVALIRNPHLSHKELMEFIPGPDFPGGGQIITPASVISEMYESGRGTMKVRARWKIEELARGQWQAVVTELPPGTSSQKVLEEIEELTNPKVKLGKKTISPEQMALKQMILSVLDTVRDESGKDAPVRLVLEPKSKNQDQTEFMNILLAHTSLETGASLNLVMIGGDGRPRQKPLSDILREWIAFRFTTVTRRTRHRLQKVDDRIHILEGREAVLLNIDKVIRIIRESDEPKTALMQAFKLSDRQAEDILEIRLRQLARLESIKIQQELAELRNEKTTLHDLLDNPASMKKLIIKEIETDAKQYGDARRTLIEEAEKAVVEQKVIDEPVAVVISQKGWVRARTGHGHDSAQFTFKAGDGLYGTFECRTVDTLLAFGSNGRIYSVSVAALPGARGDGVPVTTLCELASGTRLLHYFTGPADTTLLLASTAGYGFTAKAGDMVSRNKAGKAFVTLDEGDEPLAPGVVGSNASAIACLSEKGRLLVFGLDEIKTLSGGGRGVILMELEKDEKLLAAQAISQKGVTVSGTGRGGKEQEVALSASGLASHIGKRARKGKVLDAKIKPAGLAATR; from the coding sequence ATGACTGAACAAGCCAATCTCTTCGATCAAGCACCCGCCGGCGACGGCGAATCGCTGACGCTCGCCAGCTTCGCCGAGCGCGCCTATCTCGATTACGCCATCTCGGTGGTGAAAGGCCGCGCCCTGCCCGACGTCTCCGACGGCCAGAAGCCGGTGCAGCGGCGCATCCTGTTCGCGATGAACGAACTCGGACTGAACTCGACTGCCAAGCCGCGCAAATCGGCAGCGGTGGTCGGCGACGTGCTCGGCAAGCTGCACCCGCACGGCGACCAGTCGGTGTACGACGCGCTGGTACGCATGGCGCAGGACTTCTCGCTGCGTTATCCGCTGATCGACGGCCAGGGCAATTTCGGTTCGCGCGACGGCGACGGTGCGGCGGCGATGCGGTACACGGAAGCGCGATTGACGCCGATTTCGAAGCTGCTGATGGATGAAATCGACATGGGCACGGTCGATTTCCAGCCCAACTATGACGGTTCGACCGAAGAGCCGAAGTTGCTGCCGGCGCGTCTGCCCTTCGTGCTGCTGAACGGCGCATCCGGCATCGCGGTCGGCCTCGCCACCGAGATCCCGTCGCACAACCTGACGGAAGTGGCAAAAGCGGCAGTCGCCCTGATTCGAAATCCTCATCTCTCCCACAAGGAATTGATGGAGTTCATCCCCGGTCCTGACTTCCCGGGCGGCGGACAGATCATCACGCCCGCCTCGGTCATTTCGGAAATGTACGAAAGCGGGCGCGGCACGATGAAAGTCCGCGCACGCTGGAAGATCGAAGAGCTGGCGCGTGGCCAGTGGCAGGCAGTGGTTACCGAACTGCCGCCCGGGACGTCGTCACAGAAGGTGCTGGAAGAAATCGAGGAACTCACCAATCCCAAGGTCAAGCTCGGCAAGAAAACGATCTCGCCCGAGCAGATGGCCCTGAAGCAGATGATCCTGTCGGTACTCGACACGGTGCGCGACGAGTCCGGCAAGGATGCGCCGGTGCGCCTGGTGCTGGAGCCGAAGTCCAAGAACCAGGATCAGACCGAATTCATGAACATCCTGCTGGCGCACACCTCGCTGGAAACGGGTGCGTCGCTCAATCTGGTGATGATCGGCGGCGACGGCCGTCCGCGCCAGAAACCGCTGTCCGACATCCTGCGCGAGTGGATCGCATTCCGCTTCACCACGGTCACGCGCCGCACGCGTCACCGCCTGCAGAAGGTGGACGATCGCATCCACATCCTCGAAGGCCGCGAAGCGGTACTGCTGAACATCGACAAGGTCATCAGGATCATCCGTGAATCGGACGAACCGAAGACCGCGCTGATGCAGGCGTTCAAGCTGTCGGACCGCCAGGCGGAAGACATTCTCGAAATCCGCCTGCGCCAGCTGGCTCGCCTGGAATCGATCAAGATCCAGCAGGAACTGGCCGAGCTGCGCAACGAAAAGACCACGCTGCACGACCTGCTCGACAATCCGGCGTCGATGAAGAAACTCATCATCAAGGAAATCGAAACCGACGCCAAGCAGTACGGCGACGCGCGCCGCACCCTGATCGAGGAAGCGGAAAAGGCCGTCGTCGAGCAGAAAGTGATCGACGAACCGGTGGCCGTCGTCATTTCGCAAAAAGGCTGGGTGCGCGCACGCACCGGCCACGGCCACGACTCCGCGCAATTCACCTTCAAGGCGGGTGACGGCCTGTACGGCACGTTCGAATGCCGCACGGTCGATACGCTGCTCGCCTTCGGCTCGAACGGACGCATCTACTCGGTTTCCGTCGCGGCGCTGCCGGGGGCGCGCGGCGATGGCGTCCCGGTCACCACGCTATGCGAACTGGCCAGCGGTACGCGCCTGCTGCATTACTTCACCGGGCCGGCCGACACGACACTCCTGCTTGCCTCCACAGCCGGCTACGGCTTCACCGCCAAGGCGGGCGACATGGTCAGCCGCAACAAGGCCGGCAAGGCCTTTGTCACGCTCGATGAAGGCGACGAGCCGCTCGCACCCGGCGTGGTCGGCAGCAATGCCAGCGCAATCGCCTGCCTGTCGGAGAAAGGCCGTCTGCTGGTGTTCGGCCTCGATGAAATCAAGACCCTGTCGGGCGGCGGACGCGGCGTGATCCTGATGGAGCTGGAAAAGGACGAGAAGCTGCTTGCCGCGCAGGCCATCAGCCAGAAAGGCGTGACCGTATCCGGCACTGGCCGCGGCGGCAAGGAGCAGGAAGTGGCCTTGTCGGCATCGGGACTGGCATCGCATATCGGCAAGCGCGCGCGCAAGGGCAAGGTGCTGGACGCGAAGATCAAGCCGGCGGGACTGGCGGCAACCCGATAA
- a CDS encoding lytic transglycosylase domain-containing protein: MRFVPLCIALSVGSVALPALADIYGYVDAGGVEHFSTEKLDGRYRLFMKGGMVFDSARAEPSSPGSPKKLPASQYFAQHPNLKKYEPLLHQAAQDFSLDPALLKAVMAAESGFNPSAVSPKGAVGLMQIMPATAERYGLQADRNRTLTQKLADPGINIRLAARYLRDLHDMFPLKPHLVIASYNAGEGAVQKYNNQIPPYPETVNYVKVVTQFYQLFKPSSDRVAVGASDVAVPVVKRIRMTIPGRSNMPTMTSE; encoded by the coding sequence ATGCGGTTTGTCCCGCTTTGCATCGCATTGTCCGTCGGCTCGGTGGCGCTGCCGGCGCTGGCCGACATCTACGGCTATGTCGATGCGGGCGGCGTCGAGCATTTTTCGACGGAGAAACTGGACGGCCGCTATCGCCTGTTCATGAAAGGCGGCATGGTGTTCGACAGCGCGCGCGCGGAACCTTCTTCGCCGGGCTCGCCGAAAAAATTGCCAGCCTCGCAGTATTTCGCTCAGCATCCGAACCTGAAAAAATACGAGCCGCTGCTGCATCAGGCGGCGCAGGATTTTTCGCTCGACCCGGCCTTGCTGAAGGCGGTGATGGCGGCGGAATCGGGCTTCAACCCGAGCGCCGTGTCACCCAAGGGCGCGGTCGGCCTGATGCAGATCATGCCTGCCACCGCCGAGCGCTACGGCCTGCAGGCGGACCGAAACCGGACGCTGACACAGAAACTGGCCGACCCGGGGATCAACATCCGGCTCGCCGCGCGTTACCTGCGCGACCTGCATGACATGTTCCCGTTGAAGCCGCACCTGGTGATCGCCTCCTACAACGCCGGCGAAGGCGCGGTGCAGAAGTACAACAACCAGATCCCCCCCTATCCCGAGACGGTCAACTACGTGAAAGTGGTGACGCAGTTTTATCAGCTTTTCAAACCATCATCCGACCGGGTTGCGGTCGGCGCATCCGATGTTGCCGTCCCTGTCGTCAAGCGCATCCGCATGACGATCCCCGGACGCAGCAACATGCCGACGATGACCAGTGAATAG
- a CDS encoding DNA topoisomerase IV subunit B — translation MATKKTSDYSEASIRVLKGLEPVKQRPGMYTRTENPLHIIQEVIDNASDEALGGYGKNILVTLNTDGSVSVEDDGRGIPVGLHPEEKVPTVEIVFTRLHAGGKFDKGSGGAYSFSGGLHGVGVSVTNALSSRLEITVWREGGVHQLTFADGDVVEKLKSRAATRDDKKSGTRVTVWPNAKYFDSSAIPQAELLRLLRSKAVLLPGVRVTLANAKNGDTQTWQYDQGLRGYLLESLAQTSNAEPLIPLFEGAQYAGADTEGFAEGEGAAWVVAWTEEGNIVRESYVNLIPTPAGGTHESGLREGLFGAVKSFVEMHSLLPKGVKLLPEDVFARVSFVLSAKVLDPQFQGQIKERLNSRDAVRLVATYTRPALELWLNHHVDYGKKLAELVIKQAQSRLRSAQKVEKKKSSGVAVLPGKLTDCESDDVSRNELFLVEGDSAGGSAKMGRDKEFQAILPLRGKVLNSWETERDRLFANNEIHDISVAIGVDPHGPNDTPDLSGLRYGKICILSDADVDGSHIQVLLLTLFFKHFPQLIARGHICVARPPLYRVDAPARGKKQAQKLYALDDGELEAIEDKLRKDGVKDGGWAISRFKGLGEMNAEQLWETTMNPDTRRLLPVSLGDYDLTASETRFNMLMGKGEAAARRAWLEEHGNEAEADI, via the coding sequence ATGGCTACCAAAAAAACTTCCGACTATAGCGAAGCCTCGATCCGGGTTCTGAAAGGACTCGAACCGGTCAAGCAGCGGCCCGGCATGTACACCCGGACCGAGAATCCCCTGCATATCATCCAGGAAGTCATCGACAACGCCTCCGACGAAGCCCTAGGCGGCTATGGCAAGAACATTCTCGTCACCTTGAACACCGATGGCAGCGTCAGCGTCGAGGACGACGGGCGCGGCATCCCGGTCGGCCTTCATCCCGAGGAAAAGGTACCGACGGTCGAAATCGTCTTCACCCGCCTGCATGCGGGTGGCAAGTTCGACAAGGGTTCGGGCGGTGCATATTCCTTCTCCGGCGGCTTGCATGGCGTCGGCGTATCGGTCACGAATGCCCTCTCCTCGCGGCTGGAAATCACGGTGTGGCGTGAAGGTGGTGTGCATCAGCTCACCTTCGCCGACGGTGATGTGGTGGAAAAACTGAAATCGCGCGCTGCGACCAGGGATGACAAGAAATCCGGCACGCGCGTCACGGTGTGGCCGAATGCGAAGTATTTCGATTCCTCCGCCATCCCGCAAGCCGAACTGCTGCGCCTGCTGCGCTCGAAGGCCGTGCTGCTGCCGGGTGTCAGGGTCACGCTGGCCAACGCGAAGAACGGCGATACCCAGACCTGGCAATACGATCAGGGCCTGCGCGGCTATCTGCTCGAATCGCTGGCGCAGACCTCGAATGCCGAGCCGCTCATTCCGCTGTTCGAAGGCGCGCAATACGCCGGCGCCGATACCGAAGGTTTTGCGGAAGGCGAAGGCGCAGCGTGGGTGGTGGCATGGACCGAGGAAGGCAACATCGTGCGCGAGTCGTACGTGAACCTGATCCCGACGCCGGCCGGCGGCACGCATGAGTCCGGCTTGCGCGAAGGCTTGTTCGGCGCGGTGAAGAGCTTCGTCGAAATGCATTCATTGCTGCCCAAGGGCGTCAAGCTGCTGCCGGAAGACGTATTCGCACGCGTTTCCTTCGTGCTGTCGGCCAAGGTGCTCGATCCGCAATTCCAAGGCCAGATCAAGGAACGCCTGAATTCGCGCGATGCGGTGCGGCTGGTGGCGACCTATACCAGGCCGGCGCTGGAACTGTGGCTGAATCATCACGTCGATTACGGCAAAAAGCTGGCCGAACTGGTCATCAAGCAGGCGCAATCCCGCCTGCGCTCAGCGCAGAAGGTCGAGAAGAAGAAATCCTCCGGCGTCGCGGTATTGCCGGGCAAGCTGACCGATTGCGAATCGGATGACGTGTCGCGCAACGAACTGTTCCTGGTCGAGGGCGATTCCGCCGGCGGCTCGGCGAAAATGGGACGTGACAAGGAATTTCAGGCGATTCTGCCCTTGCGCGGCAAGGTGCTGAATTCGTGGGAAACCGAGCGTGATCGCCTGTTCGCCAACAATGAAATTCACGATATATCGGTCGCCATCGGCGTCGATCCGCACGGGCCGAATGACACGCCGGATTTGAGCGGCCTGCGCTACGGCAAGATTTGCATCCTGTCGGACGCGGACGTCGACGGCTCGCACATCCAGGTACTGCTGCTGACGCTGTTCTTCAAGCATTTCCCGCAACTGATCGCACGCGGCCACATCTGCGTCGCGCGGCCCCCGCTGTATCGTGTCGATGCACCGGCGCGCGGCAAGAAGCAGGCGCAGAAACTGTATGCGCTGGACGACGGCGAACTGGAAGCGATCGAGGACAAGCTGCGCAAGGATGGCGTGAAGGATGGCGGCTGGGCCATCTCGCGCTTCAAAGGCCTGGGCGAGATGAACGCGGAGCAGTTGTGGGAAACCACGATGAATCCCGATACGCGCCGCCTCTTGCCGGTATCGCTCGGCGATTACGATCTGACCGCCTCCGAAACGCGCTTCAACATGCTCATGGGCAAAGGCGAAGCCGCGGCGCGGCGCGCCTGGCTGGAAGAGCACGGCAACGAAGCGGAAGCGGATATCTGA
- a CDS encoding diguanylate cyclase domain-containing protein, whose product MQQLPVGMLANALSCAANAIFLTDRTGHIVWANEAFCRLSGYSLQEVLGYTPAMVNSGMQSDSFYADLWRTILTGNAWRGRMVERRKNGALYSVEETITPLRDEQGVITHFIAIQLDMTLQKEGSEHEREHYLAYHDVLTGLPNRTMFVNLEQQALSYAKREQLALALLFLDLDRFKEVNDVFGHIVGDRLLLAVAERLMAAIRKSDTVARFGGDEFAILIPNLADTGVAVNLARKLTAIIAQPFRITERELHIGVSIGIAIYPDDGDTPEELMKKADEAMYRAKKNGGNTFRFPDRHTP is encoded by the coding sequence TTGCAGCAACTGCCTGTTGGCATGCTCGCCAATGCGCTCTCCTGTGCGGCCAATGCCATCTTCCTGACCGACCGTACCGGGCATATCGTCTGGGCCAACGAAGCGTTTTGCCGATTGAGCGGCTATTCCCTGCAGGAAGTCCTCGGTTACACGCCCGCCATGGTGAATTCCGGCATGCAAAGCGACAGCTTTTATGCGGACCTGTGGCGCACCATCCTGACCGGCAATGCGTGGCGCGGACGGATGGTGGAGCGTCGCAAGAACGGGGCGCTGTACTCAGTCGAGGAAACCATCACGCCGCTGCGGGACGAACAAGGTGTCATCACGCATTTCATCGCCATCCAGCTGGACATGACGCTGCAAAAGGAGGGGAGCGAGCATGAACGGGAACATTACCTTGCCTATCATGACGTATTGACGGGTTTGCCCAACCGCACGATGTTTGTCAATCTGGAGCAGCAAGCTCTGTCCTACGCAAAACGCGAGCAGCTTGCGCTGGCTCTGCTGTTTCTCGATCTCGACCGCTTCAAGGAAGTCAATGACGTGTTCGGGCACATCGTCGGCGACCGCCTGCTGCTGGCCGTGGCGGAAAGATTGATGGCCGCAATCCGGAAATCGGACACCGTGGCGCGCTTCGGCGGCGACGAATTCGCCATCCTTATCCCCAATCTCGCCGACACCGGCGTCGCCGTCAATCTTGCCCGCAAGCTGACCGCCATCATCGCCCAGCCGTTCAGAATCACCGAACGGGAACTGCACATCGGCGTCAGCATCGGCATCGCCATCTACCCGGACGATGGCGACACGCCCGAGGAATTGATGAAAAAAGCGGACGAAGCGATGTACCGCGCAAAAAAGAACGGGGGCAACACCTTTCGCTTTCCGGATCGGCATACGCCGTGA
- a CDS encoding universal stress protein has protein sequence MGSHGRGAFKKLIMGSVASKMLAMDADIPVLIVR, from the coding sequence ATGGGGTCGCACGGACGCGGCGCATTCAAGAAACTGATCATGGGTTCGGTCGCGTCCAAGATGCTGGCGATGGATGCCGACATCCCGGTGCTGATCGTGCGTTGA
- a CDS encoding response regulator: MSRPYFPFAVRLIGFSEQEQAAFESIFATEQGKGYGYFALADDNLQDPNLYLVNADDLKALAALPSMHPSVIRPALLVGVPKMDLPFPCVERPICWPKLFEVLDELVERRADALSRLQASDIVIVPERRRRARLDSNADPAEYERMRVKRPDQGAVLVVDKTPALRDFLAELLTRHNVPVVWTDSEDQALDACRQQVVAVAMINTSAQEVDPYRLCWAIKEKDAPAKSTVMLLVGNAAEYDMQQARHVGADGYLIKPLAPQHMLSALKKFMPFLR, encoded by the coding sequence ATGTCACGCCCGTATTTTCCATTCGCCGTCCGCCTGATCGGCTTCTCCGAGCAGGAGCAAGCGGCATTCGAATCGATCTTTGCCACTGAACAAGGCAAGGGATACGGCTACTTCGCGCTGGCTGACGACAACCTGCAGGACCCCAACCTGTACCTCGTCAACGCCGACGATCTGAAAGCCCTGGCGGCATTGCCGAGCATGCACCCCAGCGTGATCCGGCCGGCGCTGTTGGTCGGTGTCCCGAAAATGGACTTGCCGTTTCCATGTGTGGAGCGGCCGATTTGCTGGCCAAAGTTGTTCGAGGTGCTGGATGAACTGGTGGAAAGGCGCGCCGATGCCTTGTCGCGATTGCAGGCGTCCGACATCGTGATCGTGCCGGAGCGCCGTCGCCGTGCGCGGCTCGATTCGAATGCTGATCCGGCTGAATATGAACGCATGCGCGTCAAGCGTCCCGACCAAGGCGCGGTGCTGGTGGTGGACAAGACGCCGGCGCTGCGCGATTTTCTGGCCGAACTGCTGACGCGTCACAACGTGCCTGTGGTCTGGACGGACTCTGAAGACCAGGCGCTCGACGCATGCCGGCAGCAAGTCGTGGCGGTCGCCATGATCAACACCTCCGCTCAGGAGGTGGACCCGTACCGTTTGTGCTGGGCCATCAAGGAAAAGGACGCGCCGGCGAAAAGCACGGTGATGCTGCTGGTCGGCAATGCTGCCGAATACGATATGCAGCAGGCGCGCCATGTCGGCGCAGACGGCTACCTCATCAAGCCGCTGGCGCCGCAGCACATGTTGAGCGCGCTCAAGAAGTTCATGCCCTTCCTGCGCTGA
- a CDS encoding vWA domain-containing protein, translating to MLIDFFFTLKDAKIPVSIKEFLILLEAMQKNVISPSLDDFYYLSRTTLVKDEAHYDKFDKAFGMYFRGVDAIFEKNPEIPLQWLMKRMERELTPEQKAAIEKFGYDKLMDRLKELLKEQKERHEGGSKWIGTGGTSPFGNGGNNPEGIRIGGEGGNRSAVKVWEARSYRDYGDERELGTRNIKVALRRLRKFAREGAEEEFALDDTIRATAHNAGYLDIKMQPERKNNIKVLMLMDVGGTMDDHIARTEELFSAAKTEFKNMEFFYFHNCVYDYVWKNNRRRHAERFPTWDILRKYTPDTKLIFVGDATMSPYEILQPGGSVEYNNEEAGAVWLQRFTSTFPKFIWLNPEPEGLWQYRQSISVIRQIMNNRMFPVTIDGLERGMRLLSK from the coding sequence ATGCTGATCGATTTTTTCTTCACGCTGAAAGACGCCAAAATCCCGGTGTCGATCAAGGAATTCCTGATCCTGCTGGAAGCGATGCAGAAGAACGTGATCAGTCCGTCGCTCGACGATTTCTATTACCTTTCGCGCACGACACTGGTCAAGGACGAAGCACATTACGACAAGTTCGACAAGGCCTTCGGCATGTACTTCCGAGGCGTCGATGCGATCTTCGAGAAGAATCCGGAGATCCCGCTCCAATGGCTGATGAAGCGCATGGAGCGCGAGCTGACGCCGGAACAGAAAGCCGCGATCGAAAAGTTCGGTTACGACAAGCTGATGGACCGTCTGAAGGAGCTGCTGAAGGAACAGAAGGAGCGTCACGAAGGCGGCAGCAAGTGGATCGGCACCGGCGGCACTTCGCCGTTCGGCAATGGCGGCAACAATCCGGAAGGCATCCGCATCGGCGGCGAAGGCGGCAACCGCTCGGCGGTGAAAGTGTGGGAAGCGCGCTCCTATCGCGACTACGGCGACGAGCGCGAACTCGGCACGCGCAATATCAAGGTGGCGCTGCGCCGTCTGCGCAAGTTCGCGCGCGAAGGTGCGGAAGAGGAATTCGCGCTGGACGACACGATCCGCGCGACCGCGCACAACGCCGGCTATCTCGACATCAAGATGCAGCCGGAGCGCAAGAACAACATCAAGGTACTGATGCTGATGGATGTCGGCGGCACGATGGACGACCACATCGCGCGCACCGAAGAATTGTTCTCGGCGGCGAAGACCGAGTTCAAGAACATGGAGTTTTTCTACTTCCACAACTGCGTGTACGACTATGTGTGGAAGAACAACCGGCGACGTCATGCGGAGCGTTTCCCGACCTGGGACATTCTGCGCAAATACACGCCCGACACCAAGTTGATCTTCGTCGGTGACGCCACCATGAGCCCGTACGAAATCCTGCAGCCCGGCGGCTCGGTCGAATACAACAACGAGGAAGCGGGCGCAGTCTGGCTGCAGCGATTCACCAGCACCTTCCCCAAGTTCATCTGGCTCAATCCGGAACCGGAAGGATTGTGGCAATACCGGCAGTCGATTTCGGTGATCCGTCAGATCATGAACAATCGCATGTTCCCGGTCACGATCGACGGGCTGGAACGCGGGATGCGCTTGTTGAGCAAGTAG
- a CDS encoding GNAT family N-acetyltransferase → MINVEPVTLESNGVRLEPMTAAHVSELARAAQDGALWNIRVTSVPAPGDEGTYVNTALEMRAAGSRLPFVVRELAGDKIIGTTSYHDIMPTIDRVEIGYTWYAKSWQRTHVNASCKLMLLEHAFDTLGCKVVGFRTDNFNHASQAAIERLGAKRDGVIRHHALRRDGTIRDTVMYSIVAGEWPEVRAQLHYRLARNQQRLEA, encoded by the coding sequence ATGATCAACGTTGAGCCAGTGACGCTGGAATCGAACGGCGTTCGCCTCGAACCGATGACGGCTGCGCACGTATCCGAGCTTGCGCGCGCCGCGCAGGATGGCGCGCTCTGGAATATCCGGGTCACATCGGTACCGGCCCCGGGCGATGAAGGCACCTATGTGAACACGGCGCTCGAGATGCGTGCTGCCGGCTCCCGCCTGCCCTTCGTCGTGCGTGAACTGGCCGGCGACAAGATCATCGGCACCACCAGCTATCACGACATCATGCCGACGATAGACCGCGTCGAGATCGGCTATACCTGGTACGCGAAATCCTGGCAGCGCACACACGTCAATGCGAGCTGCAAGCTGATGCTGCTGGAGCATGCGTTCGACACGCTGGGATGCAAGGTCGTCGGCTTCCGCACCGACAACTTCAATCATGCGTCGCAAGCCGCGATCGAGCGTCTTGGCGCAAAACGCGATGGCGTGATTCGGCATCATGCCTTGCGGCGCGACGGCACCATCCGCGATACCGTGATGTACAGCATCGTCGCGGGAGAATGGCCAGAAGTGCGCGCGCAACTGCACTACCGGCTCGCCCGCAATCAGCAACGCCTGGAGGCATGA
- a CDS encoding AAA family ATPase, with the protein MRQETRFEGSGNYVATADLKLAVNAALTLQRPLLIKGEPGTGKTMLAEEVAAALGMPLLQWHIKSTTKAQQGLYEYDAVSRLRDSQLGDERVKDIHNYIVKGVLWQAFTADEQVVLLIDEIDKADIEFPNDLLRELDRMEFHVYETREMVKARHRPLVIITSNNEKELPDAFLRRCFFHYIKFPDKDTMEQIVDVHFPRLKKDLLAQALQTFYEVRDVAGLKKKPSTSELLDWLKLLLSEDIPAEALRSKDAKSVVPPLHGALLKNEQDVHLFERLVFMSRTNR; encoded by the coding sequence ATGCGACAAGAGACACGCTTCGAAGGCTCCGGAAATTATGTGGCGACCGCCGACCTGAAACTGGCGGTCAATGCGGCACTGACGCTGCAACGCCCGCTGCTGATCAAGGGCGAACCCGGCACCGGCAAGACCATGCTGGCCGAGGAAGTCGCGGCCGCGCTCGGCATGCCGCTGTTGCAGTGGCATATCAAATCCACCACCAAGGCGCAGCAGGGTCTGTACGAATATGACGCCGTGTCGCGCCTGCGCGATTCGCAGTTGGGCGACGAGCGTGTCAAGGACATTCACAACTATATCGTCAAGGGCGTTCTGTGGCAGGCGTTCACCGCCGATGAGCAGGTCGTGCTGCTGATCGACGAGATCGACAAGGCCGACATCGAGTTTCCGAACGACTTGCTGCGCGAACTCGACCGCATGGAATTCCACGTGTACGAAACGCGCGAGATGGTCAAGGCAAGGCACCGTCCGCTGGTCATCATCACGTCGAACAATGAGAAGGAATTGCCGGATGCCTTCCTGCGCCGCTGCTTCTTCCACTACATCAAGTTCCCGGACAAGGACACGATGGAGCAGATCGTCGATGTGCATTTCCCGCGGCTGAAGAAGGATCTGCTGGCGCAGGCGCTGCAGACCTTCTATGAAGTGCGCGACGTGGCGGGATTGAAGAAGAAGCCATCGACTTCCGAATTGCTGGATTGGCTGAAGCTGCTGCTGTCGGAAGACATCCCCGCCGAGGCGCTGCGCAGCAAGGATGCGAAAAGCGTGGTGCCGCCCCTTCACGGCGCGCTGCTGAAGAATGAGCAGGATGTGCATCTGTTCGAGCGGCTGGTGTTCATGTCGCGCACGAATCGTTAA
- a CDS encoding c-type cytochrome: protein MKKLIALLALAGVANLAAAADVVGNAKAAENKVSMCIGCHGIPGYKTTFPEVYQVPMIGGQSAKYIENALRAYQKGERKHPSMRGIAAGLTDQDIADVAAYYAEQK, encoded by the coding sequence ATGAAAAAACTAATTGCGCTTCTCGCGCTTGCGGGTGTCGCCAATCTCGCCGCAGCGGCGGATGTCGTCGGTAATGCCAAAGCAGCTGAGAACAAGGTTTCGATGTGCATCGGCTGCCACGGCATTCCGGGCTACAAGACCACGTTCCCCGAGGTTTATCAGGTACCGATGATCGGCGGTCAATCGGCCAAGTACATCGAGAATGCGCTGCGGGCCTACCAGAAAGGCGAGCGCAAGCATCCTTCGATGCGTGGCATCGCTGCTGGTTTGACGGATCAGGATATTGCTGACGTCGCCGCTTACTACGCCGAGCAGAAATAA
- a CDS encoding c-type cytochrome codes for MKKIFACAAVLATSAISFSAFAAGNIAAGKAAADKYNCFACHGKDYNTPIDPSYPKLAGQHQDYLERALISYQRGGDGANGRSNAIMGAQVKPLSRQDVQDIAAYLHSLPSVLVLRR; via the coding sequence ATGAAAAAGATTTTTGCATGCGCCGCCGTTCTGGCCACTTCCGCGATTTCGTTCAGCGCATTCGCTGCCGGCAATATCGCGGCGGGCAAGGCTGCCGCTGACAAGTACAATTGCTTTGCCTGCCATGGCAAGGATTACAACACACCGATCGATCCGAGCTATCCAAAGCTGGCGGGCCAGCACCAGGATTATCTCGAGCGTGCGTTGATCAGCTATCAGCGCGGCGGCGACGGTGCGAACGGCCGCAGCAACGCGATCATGGGCGCCCAGGTCAAGCCGCTGTCGCGTCAGGATGTTCAGGATATCGCTGCCTATTTGCACAGCCTGCCGAGCGTGCTCGTATTGCGCAGGTAA
- a CDS encoding DUF1841 family protein encodes MFNPSQHDVRRFFCETFRKQRAGEILTPLEAIARDWIVQHPEYDDALKDVDAALAADYSVERGQSNPFLHLSMHLSIAEQISIDQPPGIRAAFTALAQRLGSGHEAHHQMMECLGEMVWASQRSGLPPDGAAYVDCIKRR; translated from the coding sequence ATGTTCAATCCATCCCAGCACGACGTTCGCCGATTCTTTTGCGAGACCTTCCGCAAGCAGCGCGCAGGTGAAATCCTGACGCCACTCGAAGCCATCGCGCGCGACTGGATCGTGCAGCACCCGGAATATGACGATGCGTTGAAAGACGTGGATGCGGCACTGGCAGCCGACTATTCGGTCGAACGCGGCCAGAGCAATCCCTTTCTGCACTTGTCGATGCACTTGTCCATTGCCGAGCAGATATCGATCGATCAACCACCGGGCATCCGCGCCGCCTTCACGGCGTTGGCGCAGCGGCTCGGTTCCGGACATGAAGCGCACCATCAAATGATGGAATGCCTCGGCGAGATGGTATGGGCATCGCAGCGCAGCGGCTTGCCGCCGGATGGCGCGGCCTATGTTGACTGCATCAAGCGGCGATAA